From Pyrenophora tritici-repentis strain M4 chromosome 1, whole genome shotgun sequence, the proteins below share one genomic window:
- a CDS encoding Vacuolar H+-ATPase V1 sector, subunit C: MSKGSKYLLVSLPTSISPSNHAEDALTALRSTVTNDVGTTSPFAIPNFKIGTLDALVQQADDLAKLSNACEGVVGKVGESLRQILDGDEGKIQQQKTINDKPVDQYLRNFQWNKVKYRADKPIADLIDALQKEIQGIDNDVKSKFSQYNQTKGALAAAERKRTGNLSTKSLVNVVNPKALIRDSEYLDTHLIAVPNTVVKDFYQQYEELCPMVVPRSANKLAEDDEFTLFAVTTFKKHSPEFVHKCREKRWTPRDYQYKEGGKEEEAKEADQLAKDERKLWGEALRLGRTGYSESAMIWIHALALRVFVETVLRYGLPLDFVCGIVQTTPKQAKTAKTNLDTAYSYLGGNAFGRDSKGRIKKDDAAMSNDMQQAGHMGDQEYTAYVYYEFEVL, translated from the exons ATGTCCAAGGGCAGCAAGTACCTGCTGGTGTCGCTGCCGACGTCCATCTCGCCCTCGAATCATGCCGAGGATGCTCTCACAGCTCTTCGGTCCACGGTAACCAATGACGTGGGGACCACCTCGCCGTTCGCGATACCCAACTTCAAGATCGGAACTCTGGATGCACTGGTGCAACAGGCGGATGACCTTGCCAAGCTTAGTAATGCGTGTGAGGGTGTTGTCGGAAAGGTCGGAGAGAGCCTACGGCAGATACTAGACGGCGACGAGGGCAAGATACAGCAGCAGAAGACGATAAACGATA AGCCTGTCGACCAGTACCTGCGAAACTTCCAGTGGAACAAGGTCAAGTACCGGGCGGACAAGCCCATCGCAGACCTCATAGATGCATTACAGAAG GAGATTCAAGGCATCGACAACGACGTAAAGTCCAAGTTTAGCCAGTACAACCAGACCAAAGGCGCCCTCGCAGCCGCAGAGCGGAAGCGCACCGGAAACCTCTCAACCAAATCCCTCGTCAATGTCGTAAACCCAAAGGCGCTGATCCGCGACTCGGAATACCTCGATACCCACCTCATTGCCGTACCCAACACGGTCGTAAAAGACTTTTACCAGCAATACGAGGAGCTGTGTCCCATGGTCGTTCCGCGGTCTGCCAACAAGCTcgccgaagacgacgaaTTCACCCTCTTCGCCGTTACAACATTCAAAAAGCACTCGCCCGAGTTTGTGCACAAGTGCAGGGAGAAGAGGTGGACGCCGAGAGACTACCAATACAAGGAGGGAGGAAAGGAAGAGGAGGCCAAAGAGGCAGATCAGCTGGCAAAGGATGAGCGGAAGCTCTGGGGCGAGGCGCTGCGGCTGGGTCGGACGGGGTACAGCGAGAGTGCCATGATCTGGATTCATGCGCTGGCCCTAAGAGTGTTTGTGGAGACGGTGCTGCGATACGGTCTGCCGCTTGACTTTGTATGCGGTATAGTTCAG ACTACCCCCAAACAAGCAAAGACGGCAAAGACGAATCTCGACACGGCCTACTCATACCTTGGTGGCAATGCCTTTGGTCGTGACAGCAAAGGTCGTATCAAGAAGGATGACGCGGCCATGTCGAACGACATGCAACAAGCTGGGCACATGGGTGATCAAGAGTATACCGCATACGTCTATTACGAGTTTGAAGTCCTATAG